The proteins below are encoded in one region of Levilactobacillus namurensis:
- the yycF gene encoding response regulator YycF, with protein MPKKVLVVDDEKPISDIMKFSLEKEGYEVDVAYDGEAALQHVEENTPDLVILDLMLPKIDGLEVAREIRKKHDMPIIMVTAKDSELDKVLGLELGADDYVTKPFSNRELVARVKANLRRQNTAAHAQPEEPENQDIEIGDLTIHPEAYSVSKRGANIELTHREFELLHYLAQHIGQVMTREHLLQTVWGYDYFGDVRTVDVTVRRLREKIEDNPSHPTWLVTRRGVGYYLRNPESDQA; from the coding sequence ATGCCTAAAAAAGTTCTAGTTGTCGATGACGAGAAGCCGATTTCAGATATCATGAAGTTTAGCCTGGAAAAGGAAGGTTACGAGGTCGATGTCGCTTACGATGGTGAAGCGGCCCTGCAACACGTTGAGGAAAATACGCCGGATCTGGTGATCTTAGACCTGATGCTGCCGAAGATCGACGGGCTGGAAGTTGCCCGGGAAATCCGGAAGAAGCATGACATGCCCATCATCATGGTCACGGCTAAGGATTCCGAGTTAGATAAGGTCTTAGGCTTGGAACTCGGGGCCGATGATTACGTCACCAAGCCGTTCTCCAACCGAGAACTGGTGGCCCGGGTTAAGGCGAACTTGCGGCGGCAGAACACGGCAGCCCACGCTCAACCCGAAGAACCTGAAAACCAAGACATTGAAATCGGGGATCTGACGATTCACCCCGAAGCCTATTCCGTATCAAAGCGGGGCGCGAACATTGAATTGACGCACCGGGAATTCGAACTGTTGCATTACCTGGCCCAACACATTGGCCAAGTGATGACCCGGGAACACTTGCTCCAGACGGTTTGGGGCTACGACTACTTTGGGGACGTGCGGACCGTTGACGTCACGGTTCGGCGGCTACGGGAAAAGATTGAAGATAACCCCAGCCACCCAACTTGGTTAGTGACCCGGCGGGGAGTGGGTTACTATTTGCGTAACCCTGAATCCGATCAGGCCTAA
- a CDS encoding MBL fold metallo-hydrolase: MSTEVKDGLRISVLSSGSTGNVTYIESPHERLLIDAGLSGKRIEKLMGDIDRSLTDVNALLVTHEHTDHRKAVGILARRYEQLDVYANQGTWDAMAPRIGKVDLAQKHLFAPDTVQTFGDIDVESFSVSHDAAEPQFYAIHYEGKTFVILTDTGYVSEHVEGVIKNADAYLLECNHDVEMLRMGDYSWPLKQRILGDKGHLSNEEGADVLMDVLGNRTKRIYLGHRSLHNNMQSLCHLTVASMMENQDFGVGHDFELLDTQPEQATPLVTL; this comes from the coding sequence TTGAGTACGGAAGTAAAAGATGGTTTACGCATCAGTGTCCTATCCAGCGGCAGTACCGGCAACGTAACGTACATTGAAAGTCCGCACGAACGCCTGCTGATTGACGCGGGATTGAGTGGTAAACGAATTGAAAAATTGATGGGCGACATTGACCGGAGTTTGACCGACGTCAACGCCCTGCTGGTCACCCACGAGCATACCGACCATCGCAAGGCGGTGGGCATTCTCGCCCGGCGGTACGAACAGTTAGACGTTTACGCCAATCAAGGGACCTGGGATGCCATGGCGCCCCGGATCGGCAAGGTCGATCTGGCCCAAAAGCACCTCTTTGCGCCGGATACCGTCCAGACCTTTGGCGACATCGACGTGGAGAGTTTCTCTGTGTCCCACGATGCGGCGGAACCCCAGTTCTACGCGATTCACTATGAGGGGAAGACCTTCGTGATTCTGACGGATACCGGCTACGTGTCGGAGCACGTGGAAGGTGTGATCAAGAACGCGGACGCCTATCTGCTGGAATGTAATCATGACGTCGAGATGTTGCGGATGGGCGACTATTCCTGGCCGTTGAAGCAGCGAATCTTGGGCGACAAGGGCCACCTGTCCAACGAGGAAGGCGCCGACGTCTTAATGGATGTGCTGGGGAATCGGACCAAGCGGATCTATCTGGGCCACCGGAGTCTGCATAACAATATGCAATCGCTGTGTCATCTGACCGTGGCGTCGATGATGGAGAACCAGGACTTCGGGGTCGGTCACGACTTCGAGTTGCTGGATACTCAGCCAGAGCAAGCCACGCCCCTGGTGACACTGTAA
- a CDS encoding ISL3 family transposase, whose amino-acid sequence MSNDTTKMLLGIDDEHLIIEEGQVGDDGVIRLVGSLNYTPKACRNCGIINDHQIIGYGWRKTTIRFAKTLGSTVILCLNRRNFHCKACHTNFLAQTNAVPKHCTISNTTRKQCLEKLTEPVSLKHIADELSTSDSFVGRQLLRAERDFQTNWHYLPKVLLMDEVKSTKSATDAMSFEFMDAETHELIDLLPFRTIYQLQKYFQHYDQAARENVKIIVTDMNYTYPKLVGQIFPNAIVVIDPFHLVNALNRAFNKTRVRLMKTLATSSREYHALKRYWKLLLTPENHLNYEAFRKWTNFPYPATATDVVDALLDIDPELKQTYNVMNRLRETIKNRDWPNYNQVFHHLEGCSEEMLATLQTLATHHDEIGNTFTHHYTNGPLEGSNNKIKVIKRTGFGYRNFFRFRLRVLFAFRVHTKRALITK is encoded by the coding sequence ATGTCAAATGATACTACGAAAATGTTGTTAGGAATAGATGATGAACACTTAATAATTGAGGAAGGACAAGTGGGTGATGATGGAGTGATTCGATTGGTGGGGTCCCTAAACTACACCCCCAAGGCATGCCGCAATTGTGGGATTATCAATGATCACCAAATTATTGGCTATGGTTGGCGGAAGACCACCATTAGATTCGCAAAAACATTGGGCAGCACCGTTATCCTGTGTCTCAATCGGCGAAACTTTCACTGTAAGGCTTGTCATACCAATTTCCTGGCGCAGACGAATGCGGTGCCGAAACACTGCACGATTTCAAATACGACCCGCAAACAATGCTTAGAAAAACTGACCGAACCGGTTTCGCTCAAACACATTGCCGATGAGTTATCCACTTCGGATTCATTCGTTGGTCGGCAGCTCTTGCGCGCTGAACGGGACTTTCAAACCAACTGGCACTATTTACCAAAAGTTCTCCTCATGGACGAAGTTAAAAGCACTAAGAGCGCCACCGACGCGATGAGCTTTGAATTTATGGATGCGGAAACCCACGAATTGATCGACCTGTTACCCTTTAGGACCATTTATCAGCTTCAAAAGTATTTCCAGCATTACGACCAGGCTGCGCGAGAAAATGTGAAAATTATCGTCACCGATATGAACTATACCTATCCCAAATTGGTGGGGCAGATCTTTCCGAACGCCATCGTTGTCATCGATCCGTTCCACTTGGTTAACGCTTTAAATCGAGCTTTTAATAAGACGCGGGTGCGCCTCATGAAAACCCTGGCGACTTCCTCACGCGAGTATCACGCCCTAAAACGCTATTGGAAACTATTATTAACGCCGGAAAATCACCTCAACTACGAAGCTTTCCGTAAGTGGACAAACTTCCCTTATCCAGCGACTGCCACTGATGTGGTTGATGCTTTATTGGACATTGATCCCGAGCTCAAGCAAACTTACAACGTGATGAATCGGTTACGTGAAACCATCAAAAACCGTGATTGGCCCAACTATAATCAAGTATTCCATCACTTAGAGGGCTGCTCGGAAGAGATGTTGGCAACCCTCCAGACCCTAGCGACTCATCATGATGAAATTGGCAATACCTTTACTCACCATTACACCAACGGGCCCTTAGAAGGTTCAAACAACAAGATTAAAGTCATTAAACGCACTGGATTTGGTTACCGAAACTTCTTCAGATTCCGGCTAAGAGTGCTGTTCGCTTTTCGAGTTCATACAAAAAGAGCTCTAATCACCAAGTGA
- a CDS encoding IS256 family transposase, translating to MNELTTEIIAALAQKQDLDEVFRHHLEIAINQLLQTELAEFLGYERYSYAGINTGNNRNGSYERSFDTKYGQLSLTIPRDRNGRFENHTLPAYGRHSDNLETTVIQLYTKGITTAEIAELIEKMYGAHYSKATVSNMTKAVNEQVQAFQQRRLASQYAAIFLDATYLPLKRDTVQKEAVHIAIGIRPDGTKEVLNYQVAPTESTGIWTELLGTLIKQGVKDVLLFVADGLVGLDEGLNRHFPKAKRQRCLVHVGRNLMNKVRVKDRKAVISDFKQVHRAANREAAELKLNEFANNWHQTYPKLIKDLLKMPNLLTFMDFPPAIRQSLYSTNLIENFNKHLKRTTHHKEQFPTEDSLDRFLVSQFNVYNEKSLKRIHRGFKGLQDTLEASFI from the coding sequence ATGAATGAACTTACCACAGAAATTATCGCTGCACTAGCCCAAAAGCAAGATTTGGACGAAGTTTTTCGTCACCACCTCGAAATTGCGATTAACCAGCTGCTTCAAACCGAATTGGCAGAGTTTTTGGGTTACGAACGCTACTCATACGCTGGGATTAACACTGGTAATAACCGCAACGGCAGTTATGAGCGCTCGTTTGATACGAAGTACGGCCAACTTAGCTTAACCATTCCTCGAGATCGCAATGGCCGGTTTGAAAATCATACCTTGCCAGCCTACGGTCGGCACAGTGATAATTTAGAAACAACGGTCATTCAGTTGTATACCAAGGGAATTACCACTGCTGAAATTGCCGAACTCATTGAGAAAATGTACGGTGCTCACTACTCCAAAGCCACGGTTTCCAACATGACTAAAGCCGTCAATGAACAGGTTCAAGCTTTCCAGCAACGGCGACTGGCTTCACAATATGCGGCCATCTTCTTAGATGCCACTTACTTGCCGTTAAAGCGGGATACCGTTCAAAAAGAAGCCGTTCATATTGCGATTGGCATTCGTCCAGATGGTACGAAAGAAGTGCTGAACTACCAAGTGGCGCCAACGGAATCGACTGGAATCTGGACTGAACTGCTGGGAACCCTGATTAAGCAAGGTGTCAAAGATGTGCTGTTGTTTGTGGCCGATGGTTTAGTTGGTTTGGATGAAGGCTTAAATCGGCATTTTCCCAAAGCTAAACGACAACGTTGCCTGGTTCATGTTGGGCGTAATTTGATGAACAAAGTTCGTGTGAAAGACCGCAAGGCCGTGATCAGTGACTTTAAACAAGTTCATCGGGCCGCCAACCGTGAAGCAGCCGAACTGAAACTGAATGAGTTCGCCAACAACTGGCATCAGACCTATCCCAAATTAATCAAAGATCTGCTTAAAATGCCGAATTTACTCACTTTCATGGACTTTCCACCAGCTATCCGGCAATCACTATACTCCACTAACCTGATTGAGAACTTTAATAAGCATCTCAAGCGCACCACCCACCACAAAGAACAATTTCCAACGGAAGATTCACTGGATCGCTTCCTGGTTTCTCAGTTTAATGTTTATAACGAGAAGTCTCTGAAGCGGATCCACCGAGGGTTCAAAGGACTACAGGACACCTTGGAAGCATCATTTATTTAA
- a CDS encoding YycH family regulatory protein, translating into MKITKALLPVGLTIAVVISVTLSALIWTNPAQYERNRQRSSNNPTTELNTRPQRDVYLPTQVIHTDATGKQQLLNNRKINLTSEIRTAMSAWQFGHIARVRDVSHQDYMDYVSQKNSLLLSYASPVNVKIFNTVFGAKITRSSSQFSRIMVPLNDARHVYLLDDRNQDVYRVTVKDASTKRLKAILRENLFRMTINMQWLNGSAMAYMPNSVTVQSYSYLVNHQSTDYFTSRLLNNGEATNVTAKKNKDNTVYSDGTSKQLTVYNKPGIALYEDYSAMQTTLSFNQQLTASYDAVKSMGIPMENLRYYGYSGDNNTVTYRSFVEGFPIFNQSDYGAARIQILSQGVRRYNFSLYSLQVPVPNDKKSITLPGTQAVIDQLTAAGYRQKKIESIQLGYQWAASSASDKVVDLTPTWYINYDGTWKNYTQLLK; encoded by the coding sequence ATGAAGATAACTAAAGCCCTGTTGCCCGTCGGTTTGACCATTGCCGTGGTCATCAGTGTCACGTTGTCGGCGCTGATCTGGACCAACCCGGCGCAGTATGAGCGAAACCGGCAGCGCAGTTCGAATAATCCAACGACGGAGCTGAACACGCGGCCGCAGCGGGACGTGTATCTGCCGACTCAGGTGATCCATACCGATGCGACGGGCAAGCAACAACTGCTGAATAACCGGAAGATCAACCTGACCTCCGAGATTCGAACGGCAATGTCTGCCTGGCAGTTCGGCCACATCGCCCGCGTGCGCGATGTCTCGCACCAAGACTACATGGACTACGTCAGTCAGAAGAACAGTCTTCTGTTGTCGTACGCTAGTCCGGTCAACGTGAAGATCTTCAATACCGTCTTCGGGGCGAAAATCACCCGGAGCAGTAGTCAGTTCAGCCGAATCATGGTGCCACTCAACGATGCCCGCCACGTGTACTTGTTAGACGACCGCAATCAGGACGTCTACCGGGTGACCGTCAAGGATGCGTCGACTAAGCGCCTCAAGGCCATCTTACGGGAGAACCTGTTCCGGATGACCATCAACATGCAGTGGCTGAACGGCAGTGCCATGGCCTACATGCCGAATTCCGTGACGGTCCAGTCGTATAGTTATCTGGTCAACCACCAGTCGACCGATTACTTTACCTCGCGCTTGCTAAATAACGGGGAAGCGACCAACGTGACGGCCAAGAAGAACAAGGACAATACGGTCTATAGTGATGGGACGTCGAAACAGTTGACGGTCTATAACAAGCCGGGCATCGCCCTGTACGAAGATTACAGCGCCATGCAGACCACGTTGAGCTTTAACCAGCAACTGACCGCCAGTTACGACGCGGTCAAGTCGATGGGGATTCCGATGGAAAACCTGCGCTACTACGGGTATAGTGGGGACAATAATACGGTGACCTACCGGAGCTTCGTTGAAGGGTTCCCAATCTTTAACCAAAGCGATTACGGTGCGGCGCGGATTCAGATCCTGTCGCAGGGCGTCCGGCGGTATAACTTCTCGCTGTATAGCCTGCAGGTCCCAGTGCCCAACGATAAAAAGTCCATAACGTTACCGGGCACCCAAGCGGTGATTGACCAATTGACGGCCGCCGGGTATCGTCAGAAGAAAATCGAGAGTATCCAGTTGGGCTACCAGTGGGCAGCGTCGTCAGCCTCCGATAAGGTGGTTGATTTGACGCCGACCTGGTACATCAACTACGACGGCACTTGGAAGAACTACACACAACTCTTGAAATAA
- the rlmH gene encoding 23S rRNA (pseudouridine(1915)-N(3))-methyltransferase RlmH, producing MNIKFVVVGKLKEKYFKQGIAEYAKRLSRFCKFSIVEVPDEKAPESLSQAQMDQVMQAEGDRILDKIKDREYVYALAILGKERSSEEFAKELKDLTTYGHSDITFVIGGSLGLAPEVLKRANTQISFGRFTLPHQLMRLVLTEQVYRAFMINEGSPYHK from the coding sequence ATGAACATCAAATTTGTGGTGGTAGGGAAGTTAAAGGAGAAGTACTTCAAACAGGGAATCGCGGAATACGCTAAGCGGCTGTCACGGTTCTGTAAATTCAGTATCGTAGAAGTTCCTGACGAAAAAGCGCCGGAGAGTTTATCTCAGGCGCAGATGGATCAGGTGATGCAGGCGGAAGGTGACCGGATCCTGGATAAGATCAAGGACCGGGAGTACGTCTATGCGTTAGCGATTTTGGGGAAGGAACGCTCGTCAGAGGAGTTTGCCAAGGAGCTGAAGGACCTGACCACCTACGGCCATTCAGACATCACGTTCGTCATTGGAGGCTCCCTAGGGCTAGCACCAGAGGTTCTGAAGCGCGCGAACACCCAGATTTCCTTCGGCCGCTTCACCTTGCCCCACCAGTTGATGCGGCTAGTGTTGACGGAGCAGGTGTACCGGGCGTTTATGATTAATGAGGGGTCGCCGTATCATAAGTGA
- the walK gene encoding cell wall metabolism sensor histidine kinase WalK, with protein MNSKIKFFQSIHFKIALVFALLLLLTLEIVGAVFVRQLEHQNLTTFKQQQVVQTYIMNRLSTQLTATNTTKSDRQIKGTLSEINNTNNAQIRVIDNKGTIRGTNEADNQGIVGQKTTDNDIKNAIYNNRDVVRTTYNSQNNSRYYTTITRLIRTQGNNSELVGVIYMRSSLDSVYQNINQITLIYVSATFVAIILGLVMAVIISRAITRPIDEMKKQTLRIARGDYSGHVHVYGNDELGQLASAVNNLSVRVEEAQESTESERRRLDSVMSHMTDGVIATDRRGNVTIINETAASFLDTDADDAVGKSILDLLAIRQDYTLRELLEDPDDLVLDFSTKEHDLILQAYFSLIQRESGFISGLVCVLHDVTEQQKIDQDRKQFVSNVSHELRTPLTSVRSYIEALSEGAWKDPKVAPGFLKVTQEETDRMIRMINDLLTLSRMDSGTQKLNLEMVNLNELFNYVLDRFDMIIEQDDQPKKTYSIKREFTKRDLWVEIDTDRFTQVLDNLMNNAIKYSPDGGVITCRLLETHNNIILSVADQGLGIPRADIPRIFDRFYRVDKARSRAQGGTGLGLAISKEVVQMLGGRIWVDSREGRGSTFYISLPYKPYEEEDLWDEDN; from the coding sequence GTGAATAGCAAAATTAAGTTTTTTCAGTCGATTCATTTTAAAATCGCCTTAGTCTTTGCTTTGCTGTTGTTGCTGACCCTGGAAATCGTGGGGGCCGTTTTCGTACGGCAGTTGGAGCACCAGAACCTAACGACGTTTAAACAACAACAGGTGGTTCAAACCTATATCATGAACCGGTTATCGACCCAACTCACCGCGACCAATACCACTAAGTCTGACCGGCAGATCAAGGGGACGTTGTCCGAAATCAACAACACCAACAACGCCCAGATTCGGGTGATCGATAACAAGGGGACGATTCGGGGGACCAACGAAGCCGATAACCAAGGCATCGTGGGTCAGAAGACCACCGATAATGACATTAAGAATGCCATCTACAACAACCGGGACGTGGTACGCACCACGTACAACTCGCAGAATAATAGCCGTTACTACACCACGATTACCCGGCTGATCCGAACGCAGGGCAATAACAGTGAATTGGTAGGGGTTATTTACATGCGCTCCAGCCTTGACTCGGTCTACCAGAACATCAACCAGATCACGCTGATCTACGTCTCCGCGACCTTTGTGGCGATTATTCTGGGGCTGGTGATGGCCGTGATTATTTCCCGGGCAATTACCCGGCCAATTGACGAAATGAAGAAACAGACCCTGCGCATCGCCCGGGGGGACTACTCCGGTCACGTACACGTCTACGGTAACGATGAGCTGGGCCAACTGGCCAGTGCGGTCAATAACCTGTCCGTGCGGGTCGAAGAAGCCCAAGAGTCCACCGAATCGGAACGGCGACGGTTGGATTCCGTGATGTCCCACATGACCGATGGGGTCATTGCCACCGACCGGCGCGGGAACGTTACTATCATTAACGAAACGGCCGCCAGCTTCCTGGATACTGATGCGGACGATGCCGTGGGCAAGTCGATTCTGGACCTACTGGCGATTCGCCAGGATTACACCTTGCGGGAACTCTTAGAGGACCCCGATGACTTGGTCTTGGACTTCTCGACCAAGGAACACGACCTGATCTTGCAGGCCTACTTCTCGTTGATTCAACGGGAGTCGGGCTTCATTTCCGGTCTGGTCTGTGTCTTACACGACGTTACGGAACAACAAAAGATCGATCAAGACCGGAAGCAATTCGTCTCCAACGTGTCGCATGAGCTGCGGACGCCGTTGACCAGTGTTCGGTCTTACATTGAAGCCTTATCCGAAGGGGCCTGGAAGGATCCCAAGGTAGCGCCTGGGTTCTTGAAAGTGACCCAGGAAGAAACTGACCGGATGATCCGGATGATCAACGACCTGTTGACCTTGTCGCGGATGGATTCTGGGACGCAAAAGTTGAACTTGGAAATGGTCAACCTCAACGAACTCTTCAACTACGTGTTGGACCGGTTCGATATGATCATTGAACAGGACGACCAACCCAAGAAGACTTACAGTATCAAACGTGAATTTACGAAGCGGGACCTATGGGTCGAAATCGATACGGACCGCTTCACCCAAGTTCTGGATAATCTGATGAACAACGCCATCAAGTACTCACCAGATGGTGGGGTCATCACGTGTCGCCTGCTGGAGACCCATAACAACATCATCTTAAGTGTGGCGGACCAAGGCCTCGGGATTCCACGGGCCGATATTCCGCGGATCTTCGACCGGTTCTACCGGGTCGATAAAGCACGGTCACGGGCCCAAGGCGGAACGGGACTGGGTCTGGCGATTTCCAAGGAAGTCGTCCAGATGCTGGGCGGCCGAATCTGGGTCGACAGTCGCGAAGGGCGCGGGTCAACGTTCTACATTTCTCTACCATACAAGCCGTACGAGGAGGAGGATCTCTGGGATGAAGATAACTAA
- a CDS encoding S1C family serine protease encodes MADNNNNDFNNQQNESNQQTTQGFNDQQAPQQPSDPQPKKKRGLTLTKVAVTAAVAGLLGGGVAYGGINYLNNSGINDTAVPAGTNKTGNTKTSNVTVNVNSQSTKAFNSVKGAMVSVINLQNQSSSSGTLGELFGQSSSSSASSSKSELEEASEGSGVVYKKDGNTAYIVTNNHVVSGSSALRVVTSSGKQLQAKLVGKDAVTDLAVLKVNGTSLKTVASFGNSDKIKVGETALAIGSPLGSQYATSLTEGIISAKKRTIETTNSAGTQTGNATVIQTDAAINPGNSGGALINVGGQVIGITSSKIASDTSGTSVEGMGFAIPSNEVVNIINQLVKNGKVVRPALGITYVDLANVSSDQRKSILKLPTSVTNGVVVMSANSGSPAKKAGLSKYDVITEMGGHKISDQSTLRDILYKYKLNDTVSMTYYHNGKKKTTNVKLTESSSQLKTTTNENSAS; translated from the coding sequence ATGGCTGATAATAATAACAACGATTTCAATAACCAACAAAACGAGTCTAACCAGCAGACGACCCAAGGGTTTAACGACCAACAGGCGCCGCAGCAACCAAGTGACCCACAACCCAAGAAGAAACGGGGGTTGACCCTGACCAAGGTGGCCGTCACAGCGGCGGTTGCCGGGCTCTTAGGTGGGGGTGTCGCGTACGGCGGAATCAACTACTTGAATAACAGTGGGATCAACGATACGGCGGTCCCAGCCGGGACGAACAAGACTGGCAACACTAAGACCTCGAACGTGACGGTCAACGTGAATAGTCAGTCCACTAAGGCGTTCAATTCGGTCAAGGGGGCTATGGTCTCCGTGATCAATCTGCAGAACCAAAGCAGTAGTAGTGGGACCTTAGGTGAACTGTTCGGCCAGAGTTCCTCGTCCTCGGCGTCCAGTTCTAAGTCAGAATTGGAAGAGGCGTCGGAAGGTTCCGGGGTCGTATACAAGAAGGACGGCAATACGGCCTACATCGTGACCAACAATCACGTGGTTTCCGGGTCCTCCGCATTGCGGGTCGTAACCAGTAGTGGGAAGCAACTCCAAGCTAAGTTAGTGGGGAAGGATGCCGTCACCGACTTGGCCGTGTTGAAGGTCAACGGCACGTCGCTGAAGACGGTGGCGTCCTTCGGAAACTCCGATAAGATCAAGGTTGGCGAGACCGCCTTGGCGATCGGGTCACCACTGGGCAGCCAGTACGCAACGTCCTTGACGGAAGGGATCATTTCCGCGAAGAAGCGGACTATTGAAACCACGAACTCCGCAGGGACCCAGACCGGGAACGCCACGGTTATCCAAACGGATGCGGCGATCAACCCCGGGAACTCTGGTGGGGCGCTGATCAACGTCGGCGGCCAGGTCATCGGGATTACGTCTTCGAAGATTGCCAGTGATACTTCGGGAACCAGTGTCGAGGGGATGGGCTTTGCCATTCCGTCGAACGAAGTGGTCAACATCATCAACCAGCTGGTTAAGAACGGGAAAGTGGTTCGGCCAGCGTTGGGGATCACCTACGTTGACTTAGCCAATGTATCGTCAGACCAGCGGAAGTCAATCCTGAAGTTGCCAACTAGTGTGACCAACGGGGTCGTGGTGATGAGTGCTAACTCGGGCTCCCCGGCGAAGAAGGCCGGCTTGAGTAAGTACGATGTTATCACCGAGATGGGCGGTCATAAGATCAGCGACCAGTCCACGTTGCGAGACATTTTGTACAAGTACAAGTTAAACGATACGGTCTCCATGACTTACTACCATAACGGTAAGAAGAAGACCACTAACGTGAAGTTGACGGAGAGCTCTTCACAATTGAAGACTACGACGAATGAAAACTCGGCCAGTTAA
- a CDS encoding two-component system regulatory protein YycI yields MDFRRIEWLFLVAFIVIDIFLFAAFQRDTNSQSDTASSRASNSDTTIVKEMRADNISFKSPSKKSTEGYYVATTNDDAIKGQLTSLSDQTVKYNDDLITSTFKTPITGVDTQHPNHTLDTVVANASLILNGGEYKYSARLSSQNTVVYTQRVADGQIYSRYGQLRFSLTNDGSITGYTQGYLNDVSTLRERTAMISERKALIWLYQYNQIQNNTKVVWTKLAYTRYFTLKNSSVYIPTWVIAVKPTSGNDAGTMQLKHVNAFTGTILTSDSNVKTVSGTATASE; encoded by the coding sequence ATGGATTTTCGACGGATCGAATGGCTATTTTTAGTTGCGTTCATTGTCATTGATATTTTTCTGTTCGCGGCCTTTCAACGGGACACTAACAGTCAGTCGGATACGGCCTCGAGTCGGGCGTCGAATAGCGATACCACGATTGTCAAGGAGATGCGGGCTGATAACATCTCGTTTAAGTCGCCGTCTAAGAAGAGTACCGAGGGGTACTACGTGGCGACCACCAACGATGACGCCATCAAGGGTCAGTTGACCAGTCTGTCCGACCAGACCGTCAAGTACAATGATGATCTGATTACGTCGACCTTCAAGACTCCGATCACGGGCGTCGATACCCAGCACCCCAACCACACGTTGGATACGGTGGTGGCCAACGCTTCGTTGATTCTAAACGGGGGCGAGTACAAGTACAGTGCCCGCTTGTCGAGTCAAAACACGGTGGTCTACACGCAGCGGGTGGCGGATGGTCAAATCTACTCACGTTACGGTCAGCTGCGCTTCAGCCTGACCAACGACGGGAGTATCACTGGCTACACACAGGGCTACCTGAACGACGTCTCGACGTTGCGGGAACGGACGGCCATGATTTCGGAGCGTAAAGCGCTGATCTGGTTGTACCAGTATAATCAGATTCAAAACAACACTAAGGTCGTCTGGACCAAGTTGGCGTACACCCGCTACTTCACCTTGAAGAACAGCAGTGTCTACATCCCAACCTGGGTCATTGCGGTCAAACCCACCAGCGGGAACGATGCGGGGACTATGCAACTGAAGCACGTCAACGCCTTTACCGGAACCATCCTCACGTCGGATAGCAACGTCAAGACGGTCAGTGGGACGGCTACGGCCAGTGAATAG